The following proteins are encoded in a genomic region of Cryptomeria japonica chromosome 11, Sugi_1.0, whole genome shotgun sequence:
- the LOC131077328 gene encoding IAA-amino acid hydrolase ILR1-like 5 produces the protein MMIPFPKDYGKVKSQNKVAISVFVSLLLAFALGVQHDDSFTPMGLYATELMDAAKSDIEWLKSIRRRIHEYPEVMFEEYNTSALIRSELDRIGVSYEWPYAKTGVVAQIGSGLPPVVALRADMDALHLQEQVDWEHKSKIAGKMHACGHDVHVTMLLGAAKLLHQRKDKLKGTVRLIFQPAEEGGAGAALMTKEGALGDAEAIFGMHVDHLFPTGTIASKPGPLLPAADSFEVTIEGKGGHTAFPHMNVDPIVASSFIVLSLQEIISRETDPLDSQVVSIDFINGGEGHGVIPTTVKLGGSLRSFTTEGLINLKKRIREVIENQAVVHRCRASVVFLEDQPMCPAVDNDESLHDLVTKVGQTLLGSNNVKPAHPVMAGEDFSFYQQRIPGVFFIIGIQNEKVGSIHSPHSPFFFVDEDVLPIGAALHTAIVEMYFDKNGKQVNESPLETRHTEL, from the exons ATGATGATTCCATTCCCGAAAGATTATGGTAAGGTCAAAAGCCAAAACAAGGTGGCGATCTCTG TATTTGTTTCGCTACTGCTTGCTTTTGCCTTGGGTGTGCAACACGATGACAGTTTTACACCAATGGGTCTTTATGCTACGGAGCTCATGGATGCTGCCAAGAGTGATATTGAATGGTTAAAGTCCATAAGAAGAAGAATTCATGAATACCCAGAAGTCATGTTTGAGGAATACAACACAAGTGCTCTTATCAGAAGTGAGCTGGATAGAATTGGGGTGTCATATGAATGGCCTTATGCAAAGACTGGTGTGGTGGCACAGATTGGTTCTGGATTGCCTCCTGTTGTTGCTCTCAGGGCTGACATGGATGCTTTGCATTTACAA GAGCAAGTGGACTGGGAGCACAAGAGCAAAATTGCAGGAAAAATGCATGCATGTGGACATGATGTACATGTTACTATGCTTCTTGGGGCTGCCAAATTACTCCATCAACGAAAAGACAAGCTTAAG GGTACTGTAAGGCTTATATTCCAACCCGCAGAAGAAGGGGGAGCAGGTGCAGCACTTATGACAAAGGAAGGTGCACTTGGAGATGCAGAGGCTATTTTTGGTATGCATGTTgatcatttgtttccaactggaaCCATCGCATCAAAACCAGGGCCACTATTGCCTGCTGCAGATTCGTTTGAAGTGACTATAGAAGGCAAAGGTGGACATACCGCTTTTCCACACATGAATGTAGATCCAATTGTTGCTTCTTCTTTTATAGTTTTGAGTTTGCAGGAGATCATTTCCCGAGAAACAGATCCTCTTGATAGCCAG gTGGTTTCAATTGATTTTATCAATGGTGGAGAGGGACACGGTGTCATTCCAACTACAGTAAAACTTGGAGGCTCTCTTAGAAGCTTTACAACAGAAGGACTTATTAATCTTAAGAAAAGAATTCGGGAG GTAATTGAAAATCAAGCTGTTGTACACAGATGCAGGGCTTCTGTAGTGTTTTTAGAAGATCAACCAATGTGtcctgctgttgataatgatgaaaGTTTGCACGATCTTGTAACAAAGGTTGGACAAACCTTGCTTGGTTCAAATAATGTGAAACCTGCACATCCGGTCATGGCAGGTGAAGATTTTTCGTTCTATCAACAGAGAATACCAGGTGTCTTTTTTATTATTGGCATTCAAAATGAAAAAGTTGGCTCAATCCACTCGCCACACTCCCCATTTTTCTTTGTGGATGAAGATGTACTTCCTATAGGAGCAGCCCTACATACTGCGATTGTAGAAATGTATTTTGACAAGAATGGGAAACAGGTAAATGAATCCCCGC